From the Oryzias latipes chromosome 22, ASM223467v1 genome, one window contains:
- the fcf1 gene encoding rRNA-processing protein FCF1 homolog isoform X2, which translates to MFLGIGMIVAVIKQGKQKTKKFAAMKRMISLKDQRIKDKDRAKAKEKKKKDPSALKEREVPKYPSCLFFQYNTQLGPPYHILVDTNFINFSIKAKLDIVQSMMDCLYAKCIPYITDCVMAEIEKLGMKYRVALRIAKDPRFERLPCTHQGTYADDCLVQRVTQHKCYILATVDRDLKRRVRKIPGVPIMYISNHRYNIERMPDDYGAPRF; encoded by the exons ATGTTTCTGGGGATTGGAATGATCGTGGCGGTCATCAAGCAG gggaaacagaaaacaaaaaagtttgcaGCCATGAAGCGAATGATTAGTCTGAAGGATCAAAGAAT AAAAGATAAAGACCGTgctaaagcaaaagaaaaaaagaagaaagacccGTCAGCACTTAAGGAAAGAGAAGT CCCCAAGTACCCATCATGCCTGTTCTTCCAATACAACACTCAGCTTGGCCCACCGTACCACATTCTGGTCGATACAAATTTCATCAACTTCTCCATTAAGGCCAAGCTGGATATTGTTCAGTCTATGATGGATTGCCTGTACGCCAAAT GTATCCCTTATATAACAGACTGCGTGATGGCTGAGATTGAGAAACTTGGAATGAAATACAGGGTTGCTCTCAG GATAGCGAAAGATCCCCGCTTTGAGCGCCTGCCGTGCACACACCAGGGAACCTACGCTGATGATTGCTTAGTCCAACGTGTGACACAG CATAAGTGTTACATTTTGGCAACAGTGGACAGAGATCTGAAGAGAAGAGTTAGGAAGATTCCGGGAGTGCCAATCATGTACATCTCCAATCACAG GTATAATATTGAACGGATGCCAGATGACTATGGTGCTCCAAGGTTTTGA
- the fcf1 gene encoding rRNA-processing protein FCF1 homolog isoform X1, with product MTQAQHEGRRSVFILLFSVEDQLKIMGKQKTKKFAAMKRMISLKDQRIKDKDRAKAKEKKKKDPSALKEREVPKYPSCLFFQYNTQLGPPYHILVDTNFINFSIKAKLDIVQSMMDCLYAKCIPYITDCVMAEIEKLGMKYRVALRIAKDPRFERLPCTHQGTYADDCLVQRVTQHKCYILATVDRDLKRRVRKIPGVPIMYISNHRYNIERMPDDYGAPRF from the exons ATGACGCAAGCACAACACGAGGGTAGAAGGAGCGTTTTCATTCTGCTGTTTAGCGTTGAGGACCAACTTAAAATCATG gggaaacagaaaacaaaaaagtttgcaGCCATGAAGCGAATGATTAGTCTGAAGGATCAAAGAAT AAAAGATAAAGACCGTgctaaagcaaaagaaaaaaagaagaaagacccGTCAGCACTTAAGGAAAGAGAAGT CCCCAAGTACCCATCATGCCTGTTCTTCCAATACAACACTCAGCTTGGCCCACCGTACCACATTCTGGTCGATACAAATTTCATCAACTTCTCCATTAAGGCCAAGCTGGATATTGTTCAGTCTATGATGGATTGCCTGTACGCCAAAT GTATCCCTTATATAACAGACTGCGTGATGGCTGAGATTGAGAAACTTGGAATGAAATACAGGGTTGCTCTCAG GATAGCGAAAGATCCCCGCTTTGAGCGCCTGCCGTGCACACACCAGGGAACCTACGCTGATGATTGCTTAGTCCAACGTGTGACACAG CATAAGTGTTACATTTTGGCAACAGTGGACAGAGATCTGAAGAGAAGAGTTAGGAAGATTCCGGGAGTGCCAATCATGTACATCTCCAATCACAG GTATAATATTGAACGGATGCCAGATGACTATGGTGCTCCAAGGTTTTGA